One region of Candidatus Dadabacteria bacterium genomic DNA includes:
- a CDS encoding slipin family protein, producing the protein MTAIIVLVIVFLIIISGLKILYEYERGVIFRLGRIVGVRGPGFIVVVPFLERMVRVSLRLVTMDVPPQDVITKDNVSVKVNAVVYLRVVEPNRAILQVENYLYATSQLAQTTLRSILGQVELDELLSEREKLNVKLQEVLDKQTDAWGIKVTMVEVKYVDLPQEMQRAMAKQAEAERERRAKVISAEGEFQASTKIAEASEILSANPVSLQLRFLQTINDVSSEKASTIILPLPIDMLSAFTKKDEKTDS; encoded by the coding sequence ATGACCGCGATTATAGTTCTTGTAATTGTCTTTCTCATTATCATTTCGGGGCTTAAGATCCTCTATGAATATGAAAGGGGAGTGATATTCCGCCTCGGAAGAATAGTCGGAGTCAGGGGTCCCGGATTCATTGTCGTCGTACCGTTTCTTGAGAGAATGGTGAGGGTCAGCCTCAGGCTCGTGACCATGGACGTTCCTCCCCAGGACGTGATCACCAAGGATAACGTTTCGGTCAAGGTAAACGCGGTCGTCTATTTAAGGGTGGTTGAGCCGAACAGGGCGATTCTGCAGGTTGAGAACTATCTCTACGCCACTTCCCAGCTTGCCCAGACAACCCTGAGAAGCATCCTCGGGCAGGTGGAGCTCGATGAGCTTCTCTCTGAGAGGGAGAAACTTAACGTCAAGCTCCAGGAAGTCCTCGACAAGCAGACAGACGCCTGGGGAATCAAGGTCACCATGGTTGAGGTTAAGTACGTCGACCTCCCGCAGGAAATGCAGAGAGCAATGGCCAAGCAGGCGGAAGCCGAGAGGGAGAGAAGAGCGAAGGTAATAAGCGCCGAAGGAGAGTTCCAGGCATCGACCAAGATTGCCGAAGCCTCTGAAATACTGTCGGCAAACCCTGTTTCTCTTCAGCTCAGGTTTCTTCAGACGATAAATGACGTGTCTTCCGAGAAAGCTTCCACAATTATTCTGCCTCTTCCGATTGACATGTTGTCGGCTTTTACAAAAAAAGACGAAAAAACGGATTCGTAA
- a CDS encoding nodulation protein NfeD, with product MARIRGNFSLCVSVFLLLLSATVAYQFSVADGEASPQAGEIIEIEINGSINPSTVDYIKTALLEARAQNARALLILMDTPGGLLNSTKDIVKELLNSEIPVIVYVYPRGATATSAGVFITLSAHVAAMSPGTSIGAAHPVMLGRGQKGPGKQEEKNDKSSDVMNEKIENFASSFIESIAKERGRNAKWAVDSVRKSVSVTADEALKKKVIDIISPDIPSLLSEIDGKEVKLSGKSARLETAGAKTQRLEMSLRQKVVNILSTPDIAFLLLSLGTLGIFLEFYNPGMIFPGVAGLIALLIGFVSLQILPFNYAGLILLFVAMALLISEVYVTSYGLLSLAALACLVFGGLLLFDTPDSDLRVSKGTIAAVAISIGLLSVFIVYLGVKSFKVPVQGGFEGMVGQKGEVVSWSQKSGKVYIGGEYWEATGEREFSPGEKIKVTESRGDLAVKISAYEDEE from the coding sequence ATGGCACGAATAAGAGGGAATTTTTCCCTATGCGTTTCGGTTTTTCTTCTGCTTCTTTCCGCGACGGTGGCTTATCAGTTCTCTGTCGCCGACGGGGAAGCTTCTCCTCAGGCGGGAGAAATAATCGAGATCGAGATAAACGGTTCGATAAACCCCTCGACGGTCGACTATATCAAGACGGCTCTTTTGGAAGCGCGCGCCCAGAACGCAAGAGCCCTGCTTATTCTTATGGATACTCCGGGAGGACTGCTTAATTCCACGAAGGACATAGTGAAAGAACTTCTAAATTCCGAAATTCCGGTGATCGTTTACGTTTACCCCAGGGGAGCGACTGCTACTTCCGCGGGAGTTTTCATCACGCTTTCAGCCCATGTAGCGGCTATGTCTCCCGGAACTAGCATAGGGGCTGCCCATCCCGTGATGCTGGGACGCGGTCAGAAGGGTCCGGGGAAGCAAGAGGAAAAGAATGATAAGTCTTCTGACGTTATGAACGAGAAAATCGAGAATTTCGCGTCGTCTTTTATCGAAAGCATAGCAAAGGAAAGGGGAAGAAACGCGAAATGGGCCGTCGACTCGGTTAGAAAAAGCGTTTCGGTGACGGCGGATGAGGCGCTTAAAAAAAAGGTGATAGACATTATATCCCCCGACATTCCTTCTCTTCTCTCCGAAATAGACGGTAAGGAAGTGAAACTGAGTGGCAAAAGCGCCCGCCTTGAGACTGCCGGGGCAAAGACGCAGCGCCTCGAGATGAGCCTCAGGCAGAAAGTTGTAAACATCCTCAGCACTCCCGACATAGCGTTTCTGCTTCTCTCGTTGGGTACGCTCGGAATATTCCTTGAGTTCTACAACCCGGGAATGATTTTCCCGGGCGTTGCCGGGCTCATTGCCCTGCTAATCGGGTTTGTTTCCCTCCAGATTCTTCCCTTTAATTACGCTGGGCTCATACTGCTTTTCGTCGCTATGGCGCTTCTGATATCGGAGGTGTACGTGACGAGCTACGGTCTTTTAAGCCTTGCTGCGCTTGCGTGTCTTGTGTTCGGAGGACTGCTGCTTTTCGATACGCCCGACTCTGACCTCAGGGTCAGCAAGGGAACTATAGCGGCGGTGGCCATAAGCATTGGATTGCTTTCGGTTTTTATTGTATATTTAGGCGTAAAATCGTTCAAAGTTCCAGTTCAGGGCGGTTTTGAGGGGATGGTAGGTCAGAAGGGCGAAGTTGTTTCCTGGTCCCAGAAAAGCGGAAAGGTCTACATCGGGGGAGAGTACTGGGAAGCGACGGGCGAGCGAGAGTTTTCACCCGGGGAAAAAATAAAGGTAACAGAGAGCAGGGGAGATCTTGCAGTCAAGATTTCCGCTTATGAAGACGAGGAGTAA
- a CDS encoding tetratricopeptide repeat protein has product MTKIKYTTKELKRPDRFREFLAESLEGLSHHFNRILIGIGVIVVVLLGVCFASSQQEEKDLLANEQFKKALKSYDGGEIENSLSQLQTLREEHPKADVSVLALYQMGMINYQLENYEEAIKHLELFLDEDPEDGIFRDGANLVIGLSNFKLEKWNKSIEYFSEVDGSESPYYVQARRHLSLVYENTGEPEKAEKIRRETPN; this is encoded by the coding sequence ATGACCAAAATAAAATACACAACCAAAGAGCTGAAACGTCCCGACAGATTCAGGGAATTTCTGGCGGAATCGCTTGAAGGTCTCTCACACCACTTCAACAGGATACTTATCGGCATAGGCGTTATAGTCGTGGTCCTGCTTGGCGTCTGTTTTGCTTCCTCGCAACAGGAAGAAAAAGACCTTCTGGCAAACGAGCAGTTCAAAAAGGCCCTTAAGAGTTATGACGGCGGAGAGATAGAGAATTCTCTTTCCCAGCTGCAAACGTTACGCGAAGAGCACCCCAAAGCTGACGTTTCAGTTCTGGCTCTTTACCAGATGGGAATGATAAATTATCAGCTTGAAAACTACGAAGAAGCAATAAAACATCTTGAACTTTTCCTCGACGAGGATCCTGAAGACGGCATTTTCCGCGACGGAGCAAATCTAGTAATCGGCCTGTCCAACTTCAAACTCGAGAAATGGAATAAGAGCATAGAATACTTCTCCGAAGTGGACGGAAGCGAAAGTCCATACTATGTCCAAGCGAGAAGACATCTGAGTCTTGTGTACGAAAATACCGGAGAGCCCGAGAAAGCGGAGAAAATCCGCAGAGAAACGCCAAACTAG
- a CDS encoding 2,3-bisphosphoglycerate-independent phosphoglycerate mutase, translated as MQDLVTKLVKRNSSKIVLCVLDGLGGLPVEGKTELEAARTPNLDQISSNASLGLHVPVERGITPGSGAAHLALFGYDPVRNEIGRGVLEALGLGIDLGSSDMAVRGNFATVSYEGDTPVVTDRRAGRIETEENRRIISRISSAVEEICGVKVSFYPGLEHRFVVVLSFLAQLTESDALVCDTDPQAEGKAPVRPSGENKGSQKAAEIAGELIDKACEVIRDEPAANYMLLRGFSIKPNLPTFDQAYGLRAGCVAAYPMYRGVSKLLGMDVLEVTGDSIGDEIRTLSANFEEYDFFYLHVKKTDSYGEDGDFDAKVGVIEEFDSLLPEITGLGVDVLAVTGDHSTPSVMKSHSWHPVPLMISSEYCRGGGVEGFAESSCLRGDLGIIKATEIMPLLLAHAGRLSKFGA; from the coding sequence ATGCAGGATCTGGTTACAAAACTTGTTAAGAGAAATTCCTCGAAGATAGTCCTCTGCGTTCTTGACGGGCTCGGCGGGCTTCCCGTTGAGGGAAAAACGGAACTCGAGGCGGCTCGGACTCCGAATCTTGACCAAATTTCCTCGAATGCTTCTCTGGGGCTGCATGTGCCCGTTGAGAGAGGTATAACTCCGGGGAGCGGCGCCGCGCATCTGGCGCTTTTCGGTTATGACCCGGTTCGAAACGAGATAGGAAGGGGAGTGCTTGAGGCGCTCGGTCTTGGAATTGATCTGGGTTCGTCGGACATGGCGGTGAGGGGCAACTTCGCCACGGTGAGCTACGAAGGGGATACCCCGGTTGTTACCGACAGAAGGGCAGGCAGGATCGAGACTGAGGAGAACAGAAGGATTATCTCCAGGATTTCGTCAGCCGTTGAGGAGATATGCGGGGTCAAAGTGAGTTTCTATCCGGGCCTTGAGCACCGCTTCGTCGTGGTTCTGTCATTCTTGGCGCAGCTCACAGAATCAGACGCGCTTGTCTGCGACACAGACCCGCAGGCAGAAGGCAAAGCTCCTGTAAGGCCCAGCGGGGAGAACAAGGGTTCCCAGAAGGCGGCCGAAATCGCAGGAGAACTGATTGACAAGGCCTGCGAAGTGATAAGGGATGAGCCCGCGGCTAACTACATGCTTCTAAGGGGTTTTTCCATAAAGCCGAATCTTCCGACCTTCGATCAAGCTTACGGACTTCGGGCCGGATGCGTTGCCGCCTATCCGATGTACAGGGGAGTGTCGAAACTGCTCGGGATGGACGTCCTTGAGGTCACCGGAGATTCCATAGGTGATGAGATCCGGACGCTTTCTGCTAATTTCGAAGAGTATGATTTTTTCTACCTGCACGTAAAGAAAACAGACAGTTACGGAGAAGATGGCGATTTCGATGCGAAGGTGGGAGTAATAGAGGAATTCGATTCTCTTCTGCCCGAAATCACGGGACTCGGGGTGGATGTTCTTGCCGTTACGGGTGACCACTCGACTCCGTCAGTGATGAAGTCGCACAGCTGGCACCCTGTCCCCCTTATGATCAGTTCTGAATACTGCAGGGGAGGGGGCGTGGAAGGCTTCGCCGAATCGTCCTGTTTGCGCGGTGATCTGGGGATTATAAAGGCGACTGAGATAATGCCGCTTCTTCTTGCCCACGCGGGGCGACTTAGCAAGTTCGGCGCTTGA
- a CDS encoding MBL fold metallo-hydrolase yields the protein MKVRVLGCATSTGVPIAGCRCDVCTSENVKNKRTRSSVVVDVAGKKILVDTSTDLRTQALREGITRVDLVLYTHSHADHTHGIDDLKAFNFINSMDIDCYANPVTLGDIKRNFAYIFDSFPAAGGKPRLNFKEINGEIKFEGITIEPIDIYHHNWQILGYRIGSFAYLTDCSAIPEHSYEKLQGLDLLILGALRYKPHRAHFNIEQAVEEIEKLGPKRALLTHMGHELEYETLLAELPDHIEPAYDGAEIELRDP from the coding sequence ATGAAGGTCAGAGTACTTGGGTGTGCTACTTCAACCGGCGTTCCGATAGCGGGTTGCCGATGCGATGTGTGCACATCGGAAAATGTTAAAAACAAACGTACAAGAAGCTCCGTGGTTGTTGACGTAGCCGGGAAAAAAATACTTGTCGATACCTCAACGGATCTCAGGACTCAGGCTCTGCGGGAAGGGATAACCAGGGTTGATCTTGTTCTCTACACCCACTCCCATGCGGACCACACACATGGGATAGATGATCTTAAGGCGTTTAACTTCATAAATTCAATGGACATAGACTGTTACGCGAACCCGGTTACCCTTGGTGACATAAAGCGAAATTTCGCCTACATATTCGATTCCTTCCCTGCGGCAGGAGGAAAACCCAGGCTGAATTTCAAGGAGATAAACGGGGAGATAAAATTCGAGGGAATAACCATAGAGCCAATAGACATCTATCACCACAACTGGCAGATACTGGGCTACAGGATCGGGTCTTTCGCCTACCTCACGGACTGCAGCGCCATCCCGGAGCACTCCTATGAGAAGCTCCAGGGTCTTGATCTTCTTATACTCGGCGCTTTGAGGTACAAACCCCACAGGGCCCACTTCAACATAGAACAGGCGGTGGAGGAAATAGAAAAGCTGGGGCCTAAAAGGGCGCTTCTTACTCACATGGGACACGAGCTTGAGTACGAAACGCTTCTGGCGGAGCTTCCCGACCATATAGAGCCCGCGTATGACGGAGCTGAAATAGAACTCAGGGATCCCTGA
- a CDS encoding AMIN domain-containing protein, with product MKSRIKFSPFLIALIYLFVFSPAGAKEKNEALYEETFKLYRQLESNSEKAQKRETWDLVGSTFYRIYSQNPDWKNSPLCLFVAARVYEKKSLKFKSPEDAEKALQYSREFLKKYPDDSLADDSWLRVGKIHERRGEKKEAATAYQRIVYGMEDSDTYEIAKKKLAIVTGAPTPKKAEPEPPKEPIPTPNPKGYALIKKIRHWSTDDYTRVVIETDKNVKYTSNMLRPDPELKTPPRLYVDLEETILDNSVKVEPITKGLLEKISYATNRPGVSRIVLYIKDLEGHKVFSLPKSEQNPSFRLVMDIKGLGAKPEKIFAKDAPSYDKQEPSLSSKIPEGEIASLKQALGLKVRTIVIDPGHGGHDPGAIGPSGLREKDVNLKIAKRLRERLIEEGKSFGIENVYLTRSSDRFIPLEERTAIAKKRKADIFISIHCNGARRKKAHGIETYILGFTDDQTSLQLAARENATTTKGLNELGSTLKQYLLSAKKEESQQVAGYVQKSIIQSVSVKYKYVNNKGVKKAPFVVLIGADVPSLLIETSFITNPREEKRLKSKAYIERIVDGIVLGIKKYSMQTQKVS from the coding sequence GTGAAAAGCCGCATAAAATTTTCCCCTTTTCTTATAGCCCTTATCTACCTGTTTGTTTTTTCTCCAGCCGGAGCAAAGGAAAAAAACGAGGCGCTTTACGAAGAAACCTTCAAGCTTTACCGCCAGCTCGAGTCAAATTCCGAGAAAGCCCAGAAAAGGGAGACCTGGGATCTAGTGGGAAGCACTTTCTACAGAATATACTCCCAGAACCCCGACTGGAAGAATTCCCCGCTCTGCCTCTTCGTAGCGGCCAGAGTCTACGAAAAAAAATCCCTGAAGTTCAAATCGCCGGAGGACGCAGAAAAAGCGCTCCAGTACTCGCGGGAGTTCCTGAAAAAATATCCTGACGACAGCCTAGCCGATGACTCGTGGCTGCGGGTGGGCAAAATCCATGAGCGCAGGGGCGAGAAAAAGGAAGCCGCCACGGCGTACCAGAGAATCGTCTACGGAATGGAAGATTCAGACACCTACGAGATCGCCAAGAAAAAACTGGCGATAGTCACAGGAGCCCCAACGCCCAAGAAAGCAGAACCTGAGCCGCCCAAAGAACCCATCCCCACGCCAAACCCAAAAGGCTACGCCCTGATAAAAAAAATAAGGCACTGGTCAACAGACGACTACACGCGGGTCGTAATAGAAACCGATAAGAACGTCAAGTACACATCCAATATGCTCCGCCCCGACCCGGAACTCAAAACTCCTCCACGTCTCTACGTGGACCTTGAGGAAACCATCCTTGACAATTCGGTCAAGGTCGAACCCATAACGAAGGGACTTCTCGAGAAGATAAGTTACGCGACAAACCGCCCCGGAGTATCACGCATAGTGCTGTACATAAAAGATCTTGAAGGTCACAAGGTTTTTTCCCTGCCGAAATCGGAACAGAACCCGTCTTTTCGGCTCGTGATGGATATAAAGGGGCTGGGAGCAAAGCCGGAGAAGATATTCGCAAAGGACGCTCCTTCATATGACAAGCAAGAGCCCTCGCTCAGCTCCAAGATTCCCGAAGGAGAGATAGCGAGCCTCAAGCAGGCCCTGGGACTCAAGGTAAGAACCATAGTGATCGACCCGGGTCACGGAGGACATGATCCGGGCGCCATAGGTCCAAGCGGCCTCAGGGAAAAGGACGTAAACCTCAAGATAGCCAAGAGACTGAGGGAGAGGCTTATAGAAGAGGGAAAGAGCTTCGGCATAGAAAACGTCTACCTTACAAGAAGCAGCGACAGGTTCATTCCTCTTGAGGAGCGTACGGCAATAGCGAAAAAAAGGAAAGCAGATATTTTCATATCCATACACTGCAACGGGGCAAGAAGGAAAAAGGCGCACGGGATAGAGACCTACATACTGGGCTTCACGGACGACCAGACCTCGCTGCAGCTCGCGGCCCGGGAGAACGCCACCACGACCAAGGGACTAAATGAGCTTGGAAGCACGCTCAAGCAATATTTACTCAGCGCCAAGAAAGAAGAGTCCCAGCAGGTCGCCGGTTACGTGCAGAAATCCATAATCCAGAGCGTTTCCGTGAAATACAAGTACGTAAACAACAAGGGAGTGAAAAAGGCACCTTTTGTCGTGCTGATCGGCGCAGACGTACCGAGCCTGCTGATTGAAACCTCTTTCATAACAAATCCCAGAGAGGAAAAAAGGCTGAAAAGCAAAGCCTATATAGAAAGAATAGTGGACGGAATAGTTCTGGGAATAAAAAAGTACTCAATGCAGACCCAGAAAGTCTCCTGA
- the polX gene encoding DNA polymerase/3'-5' exonuclease PolX → MENVNSQIARIFARIADSLEILDENSFKINAYRKASRNISSMPDSLDEFDGEKELSTIPGVGKDLSKKIIEHRLTGKITYYEEIRKQVPDELVELLEIRGIGPKFLRALVQAFGVTDIESLKKTIGNPDVFEVDGVGRKKIEQISRSIEVFEGGKKRMRLTEAHPLATLIKEEIEGFPGVLKAQLAGSLRRMSETVANIDIIASADNGAEVVEQFTALGFVKEVLRKTEDGARVLTQTGVRTDLLVVEPRFYACALQNFTGSRSHNARIREIAAERGFESDLTGIRNGVEYFSSEEEIYESLGLDYIPPELREDRGEIEAASTGELPALLAIEDLRGDLHAHSTWSDGASTIRQMADKAASLGYEYIAITDHSPSSRIARGLSVKKLWQKKEEVEKINAEGGGIRLLMGSEVDILPDGSLDYPDEVLRELDFVVASVHGSFSMEEDEMTKRICGALENPNVDALGHPTGRLIGQRDPYKVDIDAVIETAKNHGKALEVNSSYKRLDLKDTHARKAVEAGVKIIVSTDAHRTQHLERIIFGVGTARRGWVKKTDVVNTYSLSELLKWLASHDS, encoded by the coding sequence ATGGAGAACGTAAACAGTCAGATAGCCAGAATCTTCGCAAGAATAGCGGATTCTCTAGAGATTCTGGATGAAAACAGTTTCAAGATAAATGCCTACAGAAAAGCTTCCCGCAATATCTCCTCAATGCCGGATTCTCTTGATGAGTTCGACGGCGAAAAGGAACTCTCCACGATACCGGGGGTCGGAAAGGATCTCTCAAAAAAGATAATCGAGCACCGCCTCACCGGAAAGATCACCTACTACGAAGAGATAAGAAAACAGGTTCCCGACGAACTTGTGGAACTTCTCGAAATAAGGGGAATCGGCCCGAAATTTCTTCGCGCCCTCGTACAGGCCTTCGGGGTAACCGACATTGAAAGCCTTAAAAAAACCATAGGTAATCCGGATGTTTTCGAAGTAGACGGTGTGGGAAGAAAAAAAATCGAGCAGATATCACGCTCGATAGAGGTTTTCGAAGGCGGAAAAAAGAGAATGAGACTCACAGAAGCCCATCCCCTTGCCACATTGATAAAAGAGGAAATAGAAGGGTTCCCCGGGGTCCTAAAAGCGCAGTTAGCCGGTTCGCTTCGCAGGATGAGCGAGACCGTAGCAAACATAGACATAATCGCTTCGGCGGACAATGGGGCGGAAGTTGTGGAACAGTTCACAGCTCTGGGATTCGTCAAGGAAGTTCTCCGCAAAACCGAGGACGGCGCGCGGGTTCTTACCCAAACCGGAGTGCGAACCGACCTTCTGGTCGTGGAACCCCGATTCTACGCCTGCGCGCTTCAGAACTTCACCGGTTCGCGTTCCCATAACGCAAGAATAAGGGAAATCGCCGCCGAGAGGGGTTTTGAGAGCGATCTCACGGGTATCCGCAACGGGGTGGAGTATTTTTCCTCCGAGGAGGAAATCTACGAATCTCTGGGACTTGACTACATTCCCCCTGAGCTGCGTGAAGACCGCGGAGAGATTGAAGCGGCGAGCACAGGGGAGCTTCCCGCCTTGCTCGCAATAGAAGATTTAAGGGGAGATCTCCACGCCCATTCAACCTGGAGCGACGGAGCGTCGACAATCCGCCAGATGGCTGACAAGGCGGCATCGCTCGGCTACGAATATATAGCCATAACAGACCACTCACCCTCCTCAAGAATAGCAAGGGGGCTCAGCGTAAAGAAGCTATGGCAGAAAAAAGAGGAGGTCGAGAAAATAAACGCCGAAGGGGGAGGTATAAGGCTGCTTATGGGTTCTGAGGTGGACATACTGCCTGACGGCTCCCTTGATTATCCGGACGAAGTGCTGAGGGAGCTTGATTTCGTCGTCGCTTCGGTTCACGGCTCTTTTTCTATGGAAGAGGACGAAATGACAAAAAGAATATGCGGCGCCCTGGAAAATCCGAACGTGGACGCTCTTGGACACCCGACCGGAAGACTCATAGGGCAGAGGGACCCCTACAAAGTCGATATAGACGCCGTCATTGAAACCGCGAAGAACCACGGAAAAGCCCTCGAGGTAAACTCATCCTACAAAAGACTTGACCTTAAGGATACCCACGCCAGAAAAGCCGTTGAGGCGGGAGTGAAGATCATAGTATCCACCGACGCCCACAGAACCCAGCATCTTGAGAGAATAATCTTCGGGGTCGGCACGGCAAGGCGCGGATGGGTAAAAAAAACGGATGTAGTGAACACTTACAGCCTTTCTGAACTTCTTAAATGGCTTGCAAGCCACGACTCATAA